From the genome of Muricauda sp. SCSIO 64092, one region includes:
- a CDS encoding lactonase family protein, producing the protein MGPLTFFVGSYTEYPIPGFGGIGKGIYTVQLNTDTGELTTLHTKMVRNPSYLALRNDNRFLYCPTELDANANPKIQAYKVKSDLSLEFSNEQSISGGYPCHLSFHENNILLACYATGNVIQYPLDTSGSILPSVKEYRHQGASINEARQEGPHAHQVIIHPNKVDIYVCDLGIDTIKAYRLQEDKLVSNADKDITVSKGGGPRHMVFNTKGSLGYVLNELSGKVSVVQEQEGVFREMATHNSLPDNYTGQPSASAIRLHPGGKYLYTANRGAELLTIFQVLENGLVCVGYQHTQGEEIREFNITPDGRWLIAGHQNSHDTVVYRILQDGRLDEVYRTKEILSPVCITFLNRMN; encoded by the coding sequence ATGGGACCGTTAACATTTTTTGTGGGCAGCTATACGGAATATCCAATTCCCGGATTTGGGGGTATCGGTAAGGGCATCTATACGGTGCAGTTGAATACGGATACAGGGGAGTTGACCACATTGCATACCAAAATGGTACGGAACCCGAGCTATTTGGCGTTACGGAATGACAACCGATTCCTGTACTGCCCTACCGAGCTCGATGCAAATGCGAACCCAAAAATACAGGCTTATAAAGTAAAATCCGATCTTTCATTGGAATTCAGCAATGAACAGTCCATTTCAGGAGGATATCCCTGTCACCTCAGCTTCCATGAAAACAACATTTTGCTGGCCTGTTATGCCACGGGCAATGTGATTCAATACCCATTGGATACCTCTGGAAGCATCTTGCCTTCCGTGAAAGAATACCGACATCAAGGGGCAAGCATCAATGAAGCCCGTCAAGAAGGACCGCACGCGCACCAGGTAATCATACACCCCAATAAAGTGGATATTTATGTATGCGACCTCGGTATTGATACCATAAAAGCCTATCGGTTACAGGAAGATAAACTGGTTTCCAATGCCGATAAGGATATTACGGTTTCCAAGGGTGGCGGACCTCGACATATGGTGTTCAATACCAAAGGAAGCTTAGGCTATGTGCTCAATGAATTAAGTGGTAAGGTTTCCGTAGTACAGGAGCAAGAGGGCGTTTTTCGGGAAATGGCTACCCACAACTCCTTACCGGATAATTATACAGGGCAACCAAGTGCTTCCGCAATAAGACTTCACCCTGGTGGTAAATACCTGTATACGGCCAATAGGGGTGCTGAACTGTTGACCATTTTTCAGGTTTTAGAAAATGGGTTGGTGTGCGTGGGATATCAGCATACCCAAGGAGAGGAAATACGCGAATTCAATATCACCCCAGATGGTCGGTGGCTCATTGCAGGCCATCAGAATTCCCATGATACGGTGGTCTATCGAATTCTACAGGACGGAAGATTGGATGAGGTATACCGCACCAAGGAAATTTTATCACCGGTGTGCATCACATTTCTAAACAGAATGAATTAG
- a CDS encoding enoyl-CoA hydratase/isomerase family protein — protein MGKTYTHITTEISKNVATLRFNRPEQLNAMNREMMDEIIDGIETINADDRVHVAIITGQGRAFMAGADIKEYGSQTPEQFKSFQDRGIQLYDSIENAPQPWIAAVNGYALGGGFEIALSCDMILASETAKMGLPEVFLSLVPGGGGTQRLIQRIGINRAKEMLFTGGQYTASVLFEWGIVNHVYQTHEFDAEVLRFAQKLTRRPLGALKELKRLAHLSLSPLPFHQKITEEGKTVSHLFHGAEAKKAIQDFIDKT, from the coding sequence ATGGGCAAAACCTATACACATATTACAACGGAAATTTCAAAGAACGTAGCCACCTTGCGTTTCAATCGACCAGAACAGCTCAATGCAATGAACCGGGAAATGATGGACGAAATCATTGATGGCATTGAAACCATTAATGCCGATGATCGGGTACATGTCGCGATCATCACGGGTCAGGGACGGGCTTTTATGGCAGGGGCCGATATCAAAGAATACGGAAGCCAAACCCCGGAGCAGTTCAAATCGTTCCAGGACAGGGGTATACAACTCTACGATTCCATCGAAAACGCACCACAGCCCTGGATTGCTGCGGTTAATGGATATGCCCTCGGTGGTGGGTTCGAAATTGCCCTGTCGTGTGACATGATTTTGGCTTCGGAAACGGCAAAAATGGGGCTCCCCGAAGTTTTCCTAAGTCTTGTCCCAGGTGGTGGGGGTACCCAACGTTTGATCCAAAGAATTGGAATCAATAGGGCCAAGGAGATGTTGTTCACGGGCGGGCAATATACGGCATCCGTACTATTCGAATGGGGCATTGTCAACCATGTTTACCAAACCCATGAATTTGATGCCGAGGTGCTCCGCTTTGCCCAAAAATTGACCCGTAGGCCATTGGGCGCCTTAAAAGAATTGAAACGATTGGCCCATTTGAGCCTATCCCCCCTACCCTTTCACCAAAAAATAACTGAAGAGGGCAAAACGGTATCCCATCTGTTTCATGGGGCCGAAGCCAAAAAGGCCATTCAGGATTTTATAGATAAAACATAA
- a CDS encoding extracellular solute-binding protein produces MSAIIRLKGIAWDHPRGYEPLRATSRAFTETHPNVRIEWDARTLKEFGDMPITDLMDTYDLITIDHPYIGQAYADGLLLSLQERLPKTVLKALEEQSVGPSFRSYFYNEELLALPIDAAALVAASRKELLSKWQLGLPQTRKELFDFYKKIPQDHAVAWPLCATDLWCTFLTLCAQDTGGHFIKNREMDEKVGSRVLDELKHHLDFLHPKSLTWNPIQVLNHMGARDEIVYVPFLFGYTNYSRMGYAQNLVHFSDSPTNPKHSVSTILGGVGLAISSKCKHADEAVAYTEYVARAETQKGIFTANGGQPANLVAWHAQGNNKLCNNFFVNTLKTMENAYVRPQHKGWNLFQEEGADLLHKGLLETMDSSKVVKELNQLYQTLH; encoded by the coding sequence ATGTCAGCAATAATTAGATTGAAAGGGATAGCATGGGATCACCCAAGGGGATATGAACCCCTTAGGGCCACCTCAAGGGCATTTACCGAGACGCACCCAAATGTCCGAATTGAGTGGGATGCCCGTACCCTAAAGGAATTTGGTGATATGCCCATAACCGATCTAATGGATACCTATGATTTGATTACGATCGACCATCCCTATATAGGACAAGCTTATGCCGATGGCCTGTTGTTGTCTTTACAAGAACGATTGCCCAAAACTGTTTTGAAAGCGTTGGAGGAACAATCGGTGGGGCCAAGTTTCAGGTCGTACTTCTACAACGAAGAACTGCTTGCGCTACCAATTGATGCCGCTGCATTGGTCGCGGCATCACGAAAGGAATTACTATCCAAATGGCAGTTGGGACTTCCCCAAACAAGGAAAGAACTATTTGATTTTTATAAAAAAATACCTCAAGACCATGCAGTGGCATGGCCCTTATGTGCTACCGATCTTTGGTGTACGTTCCTGACCCTTTGTGCCCAGGATACAGGGGGACATTTCATCAAGAATAGGGAAATGGATGAAAAAGTAGGAAGTCGTGTTTTGGACGAACTCAAGCACCACTTGGATTTCCTGCATCCAAAGTCCTTGACCTGGAATCCCATACAGGTTTTGAATCATATGGGAGCAAGGGATGAGATTGTTTATGTTCCTTTCCTTTTTGGATATACCAATTACTCCAGAATGGGCTATGCCCAAAATCTGGTTCATTTTAGTGATAGTCCCACCAATCCGAAGCATTCCGTTTCCACCATATTGGGAGGGGTGGGCCTGGCCATTTCATCAAAATGCAAACATGCGGATGAGGCCGTGGCCTATACGGAATATGTAGCCCGGGCAGAAACCCAGAAGGGAATTTTCACGGCAAATGGAGGGCAGCCTGCAAATCTTGTGGCGTGGCATGCCCAAGGCAATAATAAATTATGCAACAATTTTTTTGTCAACACGCTAAAAACCATGGAAAACGCATATGTAAGACCACAACACAAAGGCTGGAACCTGTTTCAAGAAGAAGGGGCGGACCTACTGCATAAGGGGCTGCTTGAAACCATGGATTCATCCAAAGTCGTCAAGGAATTAAATCAATTGTACCAAACCTTACATTAA
- a CDS encoding SDR family NAD(P)-dependent oxidoreductase has product MMKIDLSKQNVLVTGGSQGIGAEICRTMAACGANVFINYYSNRDKAEVLAEEIRSEHGVKVVCGGANVGDAKEVEAMFLEMDNAMGSPNILINNAGSESVVHVLDMEETEWDRVVQVNLKGPFLCSQQAGRRMEKNGGGVIINISSIHDAVPRKGLIHYCSAKAGLKMFSKCLSLELADKNIRVVSVAPGAIETNMNRSEIAKFGKHKFEKWIPQGRIGNVKDVAHTVAFLASDLASYVNGADLYVDGAYMNHTVQYDPRPKRNNV; this is encoded by the coding sequence ATGATGAAAATAGATTTATCCAAGCAAAATGTCCTGGTTACAGGGGGAAGCCAGGGAATAGGTGCCGAAATCTGTAGAACAATGGCGGCTTGCGGTGCAAATGTGTTCATTAACTATTACAGCAATAGGGATAAAGCCGAGGTGTTGGCAGAAGAAATACGCAGTGAACACGGAGTGAAGGTGGTCTGCGGAGGTGCCAATGTAGGCGATGCAAAAGAAGTGGAGGCTATGTTTCTTGAAATGGACAATGCTATGGGGAGTCCAAACATTTTGATCAATAATGCAGGTAGTGAAAGTGTTGTCCATGTATTGGATATGGAAGAAACGGAATGGGATAGGGTGGTCCAGGTTAATTTAAAGGGACCCTTTCTCTGTTCGCAACAAGCAGGTAGGCGAATGGAAAAAAATGGGGGCGGAGTCATCATTAACATATCCTCAATTCACGATGCCGTACCCAGAAAAGGGCTGATCCACTATTGTTCGGCCAAGGCGGGTCTGAAAATGTTCTCCAAATGCCTGTCATTGGAACTGGCCGATAAGAACATTCGGGTGGTTTCAGTGGCACCGGGAGCGATAGAAACGAACATGAACCGGTCGGAAATAGCCAAATTCGGCAAACACAAATTTGAAAAATGGATTCCCCAGGGTAGAATTGGCAACGTAAAGGATGTAGCCCATACGGTTGCTTTCCTGGCCAGTGACCTTGCCAGCTATGTTAACGGGGCCGACCTCTACGTAGATGGGGCCTATATGAACCATACGGTACAATACGACCCCAGACCTAAAAGAAATAACGTATGA
- a CDS encoding sugar porter family MFS transporter produces the protein MKPKKPNYLLVISFVSTIGGFLFGYDTAIISGCNTFLQQHFELSATTLGWVVSSALLGTIFGCIVAGTITDALGRKKALILAATCLTISALGSMLPPQFLGDLENAVWFTADANFAFNVLVGVRIIGGIGVGITSVVAPIYIAELALPENRGKMVSLYQLSITLGILLAFMVDWLVLNQAGEAAGVISEGYSGLWNWLFVDELWRGMFGTEIPIALLFLILLFTVPETPRWLITKGRYKEAEAIMVKINGAAYATSKLAKIKDMVKEDNAGFKELFKPFLRIPLLIGILLPMFSHLSGIAAIMYFAPNIINESIQSVESAFLGAVLVGVVNSAFTFVAIANIEKFGRRKLLLIGVTGAFISLFGVGILFALGSQFVIIPLLLYVASFAFSFGPIVWVIISEIFPTRIRGLAVSLGSLSLMVTGFVITLTNPILIETVEASGTFFIYALLTLPAIGFIWRFVPETKGRTLEEIEKYWRGKISTTNDGNAFNGQNTSIND, from the coding sequence ATGAAACCTAAAAAACCGAATTATTTACTGGTCATCAGTTTTGTCTCCACCATTGGGGGGTTCCTTTTTGGATATGATACCGCAATTATTTCAGGCTGCAACACCTTTTTGCAACAGCACTTTGAATTGTCGGCCACAACACTCGGTTGGGTGGTTTCATCGGCACTATTGGGAACCATTTTTGGTTGCATTGTTGCTGGGACCATTACCGATGCATTGGGAAGAAAAAAAGCGCTCATCTTGGCCGCTACCTGTCTTACCATATCGGCACTGGGCTCCATGTTGCCTCCACAATTTTTGGGTGACTTGGAGAATGCGGTCTGGTTCACTGCCGATGCGAATTTTGCTTTTAATGTTTTGGTCGGGGTACGTATTATTGGGGGTATTGGCGTAGGGATAACCTCCGTGGTAGCGCCAATTTATATAGCGGAACTCGCACTACCGGAAAATCGGGGCAAAATGGTTTCCCTGTACCAGCTCTCCATAACCCTGGGTATCCTTTTGGCCTTTATGGTCGATTGGTTGGTGCTTAATCAAGCTGGGGAGGCCGCGGGTGTCATATCGGAAGGATATTCCGGCCTGTGGAACTGGTTGTTTGTGGACGAGCTATGGCGGGGCATGTTTGGCACGGAGATTCCCATTGCCCTATTGTTCCTCATACTATTGTTTACGGTACCTGAAACCCCAAGATGGCTTATCACCAAAGGAAGGTATAAGGAAGCCGAAGCAATTATGGTAAAAATCAATGGAGCGGCGTATGCCACATCAAAACTGGCCAAAATAAAGGATATGGTCAAGGAGGACAACGCTGGATTCAAAGAACTTTTCAAACCGTTTTTGCGCATACCCCTTTTGATTGGTATCCTGCTTCCAATGTTCTCACATTTGAGTGGTATTGCCGCCATTATGTATTTTGCCCCCAACATTATCAATGAGTCCATACAAAGTGTTGAAAGTGCTTTTTTGGGAGCCGTCCTGGTCGGTGTCGTAAATAGCGCCTTTACTTTTGTGGCCATAGCGAACATTGAAAAGTTTGGTAGAAGAAAGCTCTTGTTGATAGGGGTAACCGGAGCGTTCATTTCATTGTTCGGAGTAGGCATATTATTTGCCCTGGGCTCACAATTTGTGATTATTCCCCTACTGCTGTACGTAGCCAGTTTCGCCTTCTCTTTCGGGCCTATTGTATGGGTGATCATCAGTGAAATCTTTCCAACCCGCATACGGGGGTTGGCCGTTTCCCTGGGTAGCCTATCATTAATGGTAACCGGTTTTGTCATCACCTTGACCAATCCCATTTTAATTGAGACCGTGGAAGCATCCGGCACATTTTTCATTTATGCCCTCCTGACACTTCCGGCCATTGGGTTCATATGGAGATTTGTTCCGGAGACCAAGGGCAGGACCCTGGAGGAAATAGAAAAATATTGGCGTGGAAAAATTAGTACAACCAATGATGGAAACGCTTTTAATGGTCAAAATACGAGCATAAATGATTGA
- a CDS encoding RraA family protein — protein sequence MSTSKPLWKNDDELFKIAKTELFVALVGDILDKLGYEHQFLPPNIKPLSDDFVVIGRAMTVLEADVFAEVSKDTKNPLMEKPFGLMFEALDSLRKNEVYICTGASPNYALWGGLMSTRAIKLEATGAVLHGWSRDTQEILKLGFPTFSYGGYAQDQGPRGKVIDYRVPIEIEGTRIHPGDIIYGDRDGVLVVPKEVETKAFSGAIEKARGEQLVKKALENGMSTVEAFEKFGIM from the coding sequence ATGAGCACTAGTAAACCCTTGTGGAAAAACGATGATGAACTTTTCAAAATTGCCAAAACAGAGCTATTTGTGGCTTTGGTCGGGGACATTTTGGACAAGCTCGGATACGAACACCAATTCCTGCCCCCAAACATAAAACCTTTGAGTGATGATTTTGTAGTGATAGGCAGGGCCATGACCGTTTTAGAGGCCGATGTATTTGCCGAGGTTTCAAAAGACACCAAAAATCCCCTTATGGAGAAACCTTTTGGACTCATGTTCGAAGCATTGGACAGTCTAAGGAAAAACGAAGTATACATCTGTACCGGGGCATCGCCCAACTATGCCCTTTGGGGAGGATTGATGAGCACCAGGGCCATAAAACTGGAAGCTACGGGCGCCGTACTTCATGGATGGTCCAGGGATACGCAGGAAATATTGAAGCTCGGTTTCCCTACCTTTTCATATGGGGGCTATGCCCAGGACCAGGGTCCCAGGGGCAAAGTAATCGACTATCGGGTTCCCATTGAAATTGAAGGCACAAGAATACACCCCGGAGACATTATTTATGGCGATAGGGATGGTGTCCTTGTGGTTCCCAAAGAAGTGGAAACCAAAGCCTTTAGTGGGGCCATAGAAAAGGCAAGAGGGGAACAATTGGTTAAAAAAGCCCTGGAAAATGGGATGAGCACGGTTGAAGCTTTTGAAAAATTTGGCATTATGTAA
- a CDS encoding LacI family DNA-binding transcriptional regulator, with product MKRVFLKDIAKDLNVSKTTVSLVLNNKGDENKISQDTQQKIIAYAKEHSYVPNQLARGLSRGKSETIGLVIPNISDIFYARIAGFIERKAKKLGYTVIFSSSYEDPKKEGELIQSMLNRQVDGLIIASTQQNREEIQSLKANNFPFVLIDRHYPDSETDYVIVDNFEGTKKATAHLLSLGRRKIGFVTLKPGLEVIRQRLLGYQKALEIFGIAPIDELVHEVSRENYKEETVNGIKQLVQFPNAVDAIVFATHYLTAAGLRELKRLNIKVPQEVAIVSFDELEAFDLTDPAITAVTQPAADIGNVAVDILMDKIRGDAPPTQMGRVLDIELAIRRSCGSV from the coding sequence ATGAAGAGGGTATTCTTAAAAGATATCGCCAAAGACTTGAATGTTTCAAAAACAACCGTTTCCCTTGTGCTCAATAACAAAGGGGACGAAAACAAAATCAGTCAGGATACCCAGCAAAAAATAATCGCCTATGCCAAGGAGCATAGCTACGTACCCAATCAACTTGCACGAGGCCTCAGTCGGGGGAAAAGTGAAACCATAGGACTGGTAATTCCAAACATTTCAGATATTTTTTATGCCAGAATTGCAGGTTTTATCGAGAGAAAAGCCAAAAAACTTGGATACACAGTTATTTTCAGTAGCTCTTATGAAGATCCAAAAAAGGAGGGGGAGCTCATACAATCCATGCTCAACCGCCAGGTTGATGGTTTGATCATTGCCTCTACACAGCAAAACCGGGAAGAGATTCAGTCCTTGAAGGCGAACAACTTTCCCTTTGTCCTTATCGATCGGCACTATCCCGATAGTGAGACCGATTATGTCATTGTCGACAATTTTGAAGGAACCAAAAAAGCGACGGCGCACCTGTTGTCATTGGGGAGGCGAAAAATAGGTTTTGTAACCCTAAAACCAGGTCTGGAAGTCATTCGGCAACGCTTATTGGGGTATCAAAAGGCCCTGGAAATCTTTGGAATTGCACCTATTGACGAACTGGTCCATGAGGTAAGTCGTGAAAATTACAAAGAAGAAACGGTAAATGGAATAAAGCAACTGGTTCAGTTTCCCAATGCCGTTGATGCCATAGTTTTTGCAACACATTATTTGACCGCTGCGGGATTACGGGAATTGAAACGCCTTAATATCAAGGTGCCCCAGGAAGTGGCTATTGTAAGTTTTGATGAATTGGAGGCCTTTGACCTTACCGATCCGGCGATTACGGCTGTGACCCAACCCGCCGCGGATATTGGAAATGTGGCCGTTGATATTTTGATGGATAAAATTAGAGGAGACGCTCCCCCAACCCAAATGGGTAGGGTATTGGATATTGAACTGGCCATACGCAGATCGTGTGGATCCGTTTAG
- a CDS encoding LytR/AlgR family response regulator transcription factor: MVLKVIIIDDEPLAINVLKNYVEQVKQLQLVNTFSNAIDATSFLQENEVDIIFLDINMPILDGLNFMEALHVSPMVVITTAHEEYALKSFELEAIDYLVKPIPFPRFLKTINRITNLYQNTAKFGTPTYMERPSIFVKVDKKKLQKIYIDEIVVIESLKDYIRIKTTSAKYIIHRTLGSFTDELPADKFIRIHRSYTIAIDKIEAIEGNSLSVDGIRYTIGRSYLSDVKGRILNDTTFQSDDQH; this comes from the coding sequence ATGGTGCTAAAAGTAATAATTATTGATGATGAACCCTTGGCCATAAATGTGTTAAAAAACTATGTTGAACAGGTCAAACAACTGCAATTGGTCAACACCTTTTCCAATGCTATTGATGCTACTTCCTTTTTACAGGAAAATGAGGTGGACATCATTTTTCTGGATATCAACATGCCTATTTTGGATGGCCTTAATTTTATGGAGGCCCTGCATGTCTCACCAATGGTGGTAATCACCACGGCACATGAGGAGTACGCCCTGAAGAGCTTTGAACTGGAAGCCATAGACTATTTGGTCAAACCCATACCCTTTCCGCGGTTTTTAAAAACCATAAACCGTATCACAAACCTCTACCAGAACACCGCCAAATTTGGTACGCCCACTTATATGGAAAGGCCCAGCATTTTTGTGAAGGTAGATAAGAAAAAACTCCAAAAAATCTATATCGATGAAATTGTGGTCATTGAAAGTTTAAAAGATTATATACGAATAAAGACCACCTCGGCAAAATATATCATCCACAGGACATTGGGCAGTTTTACCGATGAATTGCCGGCGGACAAATTCATAAGAATACACCGGTCGTATACCATTGCCATTGATAAAATTGAAGCCATTGAAGGCAATAGCTTGAGTGTTGATGGGATTCGATATACCATCGGGCGAAGTTACCTCAGCGATGTAAAGGGCCGTATCTTAAACGATACCACGTTCCAAAGTGATGACCAACATTGA
- a CDS encoding sensor histidine kinase, giving the protein MYINDKLEDLLKETTSPKYNITYKHHIIFWATYFILNTLRWGSLHSDFEYSLKTNIIGFPIHIALSYFNIYFLMPKFLYQRKYIIYAVVTILSLFVMLVVKFNLTYYFVDTNVMPESPGYTDHITLNYAITTMFGELYVVAFATAIKITIDWLREHDKLHHVEKRQLATELKFLRSQVSPHFFFNTLNNIYSLTLEKSDKAPQVILKLSELMRYLLYATRKHKQDLRSEIECIQNYIDLERIRFNDLLQIDIGISGNLDNKVISPMLLIPLIENCFKHGARKSIDKMCIAIDINVSNGFLYFNVSNTIPKSSSDSKMATRSGGIGLSNVKKRLELGYDSKDYDLAIFEKDNTFNVMLKLKV; this is encoded by the coding sequence ATGTACATCAATGATAAACTGGAAGATCTTTTAAAGGAAACGACTTCCCCAAAATACAATATCACCTATAAACATCATATCATTTTTTGGGCTACCTATTTCATTCTCAATACATTGAGATGGGGTAGTCTCCATAGTGATTTTGAATATTCGTTAAAAACAAATATCATAGGCTTTCCCATTCACATTGCCCTATCATACTTCAATATTTATTTCCTTATGCCCAAATTTTTGTACCAAAGGAAGTATATCATATACGCTGTGGTAACAATTCTATCCCTATTTGTAATGTTGGTGGTAAAATTCAACCTTACCTATTATTTTGTGGACACCAACGTGATGCCCGAAAGCCCGGGCTACACCGACCATATTACATTGAACTATGCCATCACCACAATGTTTGGGGAACTCTATGTGGTCGCCTTTGCCACCGCGATAAAAATCACCATCGATTGGCTTAGGGAGCATGATAAGCTACATCATGTTGAAAAGCGACAATTGGCTACGGAATTAAAATTTTTGCGGTCCCAGGTTTCCCCCCATTTTTTCTTCAATACCTTAAACAATATTTATTCCCTTACCCTGGAAAAGTCGGACAAGGCCCCGCAGGTCATCCTTAAACTTTCCGAATTGATGCGCTATCTTTTATACGCCACCCGAAAACACAAACAGGATCTTAGAAGTGAAATAGAGTGCATACAAAACTATATTGATCTGGAACGGATACGATTCAATGATCTCCTGCAAATTGACATTGGAATTTCGGGAAATTTGGATAACAAGGTTATTTCACCCATGCTGCTCATTCCCCTAATCGAAAATTGTTTTAAACACGGAGCAAGAAAAAGTATTGATAAAATGTGCATTGCCATAGATATTAATGTATCCAATGGTTTTTTGTATTTTAACGTATCCAATACCATTCCAAAAAGCAGTTCCGATAGCAAGATGGCCACTCGAAGTGGGGGTATTGGATTATCCAATGTAAAAAAGCGGTTGGAACTGGGATATGATTCAAAAGATTATGATCTTGCCATTTTTGAAAAGGACAATACGTTCAATGTAATGCTAAAACTAAAGGTGTGA